One Candidatus Zixiibacteriota bacterium genomic window carries:
- a CDS encoding sigma-70 family RNA polymerase sigma factor, translating to MAKQSLKYRDEDRSLDLYLREIGETPLIPPEEEVRLAKKIRQGDKNALESLTKANLRFVVSVAKQYQNQGLSLADLINEGNIGLIKAAKRFDETRGFKFISYAVWWIRQAILQALAEQSRIVRLPLNRVGTLHKIGKVSSSLEQDLGREPSPDEIARELDLSEMEVSDTLKISNSHLSLDAPFSVSEDNSLIDILEDEFQPAPDEELLSQSLKLEIEKALDTLTPREAEVISLYFGLNHEKALTLEEIGARFSLTRERVRQIKEKAIRRLRHASRSRSLRAYLN from the coding sequence GTGGCTAAACAGTCGTTAAAGTACCGCGACGAAGACAGGTCGCTGGACCTGTATCTCCGAGAAATTGGGGAGACTCCCCTTATCCCGCCGGAAGAAGAAGTGCGGTTGGCAAAGAAAATAAGGCAGGGCGACAAGAATGCCTTGGAATCATTAACCAAAGCCAATCTGCGATTTGTTGTTTCGGTGGCAAAGCAATATCAGAATCAGGGTCTCTCGCTGGCTGACCTTATAAACGAGGGGAATATAGGTCTGATAAAAGCGGCGAAACGGTTTGATGAGACCCGTGGATTCAAATTTATCAGTTACGCTGTCTGGTGGATTCGTCAGGCAATCCTGCAGGCTTTGGCGGAGCAGAGCCGTATTGTGCGACTTCCGTTAAACCGCGTCGGAACGTTGCATAAGATTGGCAAAGTCTCCAGTTCGCTGGAGCAGGACCTGGGGCGGGAGCCCTCGCCGGATGAAATCGCCCGCGAGCTGGACCTCTCCGAGATGGAGGTTTCCGATACCCTCAAGATTTCCAACTCTCATCTTTCGCTGGATGCCCCTTTTTCGGTCAGTGAAGACAATTCGCTGATTGATATACTGGAGGATGAGTTCCAGCCGGCGCCGGATGAGGAACTACTGAGTCAGTCTTTGAAGCTGGAGATTGAAAAGGCTCTGGATACGCTGACGCCCCGTGAGGCGGAAGTAATCAGCCTCTATTTTGGTCTCAATCATGAGAAGGCTCTTACTTTGGAGGAAATCGGAGCGCGTTTTTCGCTCACTCGGGAGCGGGTGCGCCAGATTAAGGAGAAGGCTATCCGCCGTCTTCGACACGCTTCCCGCAGCCGTTCGCTGCGAGCGTATCTGAATTAA